The Euphorbia lathyris chromosome 3, ddEupLath1.1, whole genome shotgun sequence genome contains a region encoding:
- the LOC136223349 gene encoding NDR1/HIN1-like protein 1, which produces MCEKRCDHGRHDKIKMYFWLFLGLIVITGLIILLILAILQPHKPRFILQDATVTALSLSGSRDFLNCNIQVTVSSENPNERIGIYFEKLDIYASYRNQQITLPTELPRSYLGHKDTTIWSPFIDGNSVPVSTPMAAALGEDLNAGALLINIKIDGRIKWKVGSWISGKYRINVNCPGYLTFGSRSHGIADGVGIKYQFVKGCTVEVAN; this is translated from the coding sequence ATGTGCGAGAAGAGGTGCGATCATGGCCGCCACGACAAAATCAAGATGTACTTCTGGCTGTTCTTAGGCTTAATCGTAATCACCGGCCTAATCATCCTCCTAATTTTAGCAATTTTGCAACCTCACAAGCCGAGATTCATCCTCCAAGACGCTACGGTCACCGCCTTATCTCTCTCCGGCTCACGAGATTTCCTCAACTGTAACATTCAGGTAACTGTATCATCTGAAAATCCAAATGAGAGAATCGGAATCTACTTCGAGAAGCTTGACATATACGCATCGTATCGGAACCAGCAAATAACGCTGCCGACGGAGCTTCCGAGGAGTTACTTAGGTCATAAAGATACTACGATTTGGTCGCCGTTTATCGACGGGAATTCCGTCCCTGTTTCTACTCCTATGGCGGCTGCTTTAGGTGAGGATCTTAATGCCGGAGCTCTTTTGATTAACATCAAAATTGACGGCCGGATTAAATGGAAGGTCGGGTCGTGGATTTCAGGTAAGTATCGGATTAACGTTAATTGCCCTGGTTATTTGACTTTTGGTAGCCGGAGTCATGGGATCGCCGATGGAGTTGGGATTAAGTATCAGTTTGTGAAAGGTTGTACTGTGGAAGTTGCTAATtag